One Aspergillus oryzae RIB40 DNA, chromosome 2 genomic window carries:
- a CDS encoding kinetochore-associated Ndc80 complex subunit NDC80 (centromere-associated protein HEC1) — MSQDTGLFSIKRPRESLAHFSALPQPSSALKRTSSIGAFGNPPTAQHTRMSLLNSASRPQQPNFQRSSSGGAFGADAGLSSVRRSVSSNIFHGASAGRQSYAPGSFSSNPASQNLQRRSSVFSRPSAGVGGAMGHQSFFTQVPNAAGVPRDPRPLRDRSFQARIGQELLEYLTHNNFELEMKHTLGQNTLRSPTQKDFNYIFQWLYHRIDPGYRFQKSMDAEVPPILKQLRYPYEKGITKSQIAAVGGQNWPTFLGMLHWLMQLAQMMDRFIMGEYDEACAEAGVDVSGDRIIFRFLTGAYHDWLQGGEDEDDETAGQRLVPHIEMMAQEFERGNEKYVQEVQALEAENRALRDQIEEMEKSAPDMAKLDKHFRILEDDKRKFEDYNQNVQGKIEKYENRIKFLEDELQKTEADLQAAEDERAGLQSSVDRQGITIQDIDRMNTERDRLQKILDDTMGRLEETHSRVMEKEKEASEKLEALEEVVKAYNTLGYQTSLIPSSAVNAKGQDYELSLNVNESNFSASQIGSAPSRISPEGDRLLAEPFTGYHPAHLLSLDLRGTVRSSLQTLRKDINERRKRAADDDLDRRNLLDNIKEAMDEKRSEVEALEHRRRAAEEEFERTKEITTTQKLASDAQIEKMEKELAKMRATMSESVQLMEQREMNTNIEYEQLTLRANALREELHTNVESMLNDVIRFKVHVQKGLEDYEGFVVDEVEQELGGDMVPADDIPPEEEL; from the exons ATGTCGCAAGATACGGGCTTGTTTAGCATCAAGCGCCCCCGAGAG TCTCTGGCGCACTTTTCGGCTCTCCCTCAACCGTCGTCCGCCCTGAAGCGCACCAGCTCGATCGGCGCCTTTGGGAACCCGCCTACTGCCCAGCACACACGCATGTCGCTGTTGAACTCCGCCAGTCGCCCTCAACAGCCAAACTTCCAGCGTTCATCTTCTGGAGGAGCTTTCGGAGCCGATGCGGGTCTCTCCTCGGTGAGGCGTTCTGTCTCAAGCAATATCTTCCACGGGGCCAGCGCCGGCCGCCAAAGCTATGCGCCGggctccttttcttccaaccCTGCATCCCAGAATTTGCAGCGGAGGAGTAGTGTCTTCTCAAGGCCATCCGCTGGTGTAGGAGGCGCTATGGGTCACCAGTCATTCTTCACACAGGTCCCTAACGCGGCTGGTGTCCCGCGGGACCCTCGACCCCTGAGGGACCGATCTTTTCAAGCTCGGATCGGCCAGGAGCTTCTAGAGTATCTAACGCACAACAACTTCGAGCTAGAGATGAAGCATACTTTGGGTCAAAATACCTTGAGGTCTCCAACCCAGAAAGATTTCAATTACATCTTCCAGTGGCTGTACCATCGCATTGATCCCGGCTACCGTTTTCAGAAAAGCATGGATGCAGAAGTACCGCCTATTTTGAAGCAATTGCGCTATCCTTATGAGAAGGGTATCACAAAGTCACAGATAGCAGCTGTCGGAGGTCAGAACTGGCCTACGTTCCTTGGTATGCTGCATTGGTTGATGCAACTAGCCCAGATGATGGATAGGTTTATTATGGGAGAATACGATGAGGCTTGCGCAGAAGCTGGTGTAGATGTTTCAGGGGATCGCATCATTTTCCGGTTCTTGACAGGGGCTTATCATGACTGGCTACAGGGCGGTGAGGACGAAGACGATGAGACAGCCGGGCAGAGGCTAGTCCCTCACATCGAAATGATGGCTCAAGAGTTTGAAAGGGGCAATGAGAAGTACGTGCAAGAAGTGCAAGCCTTGGAAGCGGAAAATCGTGCACTGCGCGATCAGAtcgaagagatggagaagagtgCTCCCGATATGGCCAAGCTAGACAAGCATTTCAGGATTTTGGAGGATGACAAGAGGAAGTTTGAGGACTACAACCAGAATGTCCAGGGGAAGATTGAAAAATACGAAAATCGCATTAAGTTCctggaggatgagcttcagAAGACTGAGGCAGACCTGCAAGCGGCCGAAGACGAGCGGGCAGGACTCCAGTCCAGTGTCGACCGACAAGGCATCACTATCCAGGATATTGATCGCATGAATACGGAACGCGATCGTCTTCAAAAGATCCTTGATGATACCATGGGTCGACTTGAAGAGACGCATAGCCgagtgatggagaaggaaaaagaggcCAGCGAAAAGCTGGAGGCCCTCGAGGAAGTTGTCAAGGCCTACAACACATTAGGCTATCAAACTAGCCTGATCCCTTCCTCTGCGGTCAATGCGAAGGGCCAGGACTATGAGCTCAGCCTCAACGTCAACGAAAGCAATTTCTCCGCGTCGCAGATTGGGTCCGCACCTAGCAGAATATCCCCGGAGGGCGATCGACTGCTAGCAGAGCCATTCACAGGTTATCACCCGGCACATTTACTGAGTCTGGACTTGCGGGGAACGGTCCGCAGCAGTCTGCAGACTCTGCGCAAGGACATCAATGAGCGACGAAAGCGCGCAGCAGATGATGATTTGGATCGGCGCAATCTTTTGGATAATATCAAGGAGGCCATGGATGAGAAGCGAAGCGAAGTGGAAGCTCTGGAACATAGACGAcgcgctgcagaagaagaatttgaGCGGACTAAAGAAATTACTACTACACAGAAGCTTGCCTCCGATGCTCAAATcgaaaagatggagaaagagctaGCCAAGATGCGGGCTACTATGAGTGAGAGCGTTCAACTCATGGAGCAACGTGAGATGAACACGAATATTGAGTATGAGCAACTGACGCTCCGAGCGAATGCGCTACGGGAGGAACTACACACCAACGTGGAAAGCATGTTGAATGATGTG
- the pex14 gene encoding putative peroxisomal membrane anchor protein (Pex14) (peroxisomal membrane anchor protein (peroxin)), whose product MAREELISSAVILQDPSVASSPVEKRVAFLQSKNLTQEEIDIALARAGEGPAGATAVTASSGYQPSSQPPAYRGPPPPAQGYGYGYPPYGQWQPPPPEPPKRDWRDWFIMATTVGGVGYGLYFVAKRYITPLIAPPTPPQLEQDKENIDEQFNRAFALIEQVSTDTAALKAAEESRTERLDTALREVENLVADLKNASRRRDDETRRISDEVKSLKDAIPKALEGAREGNENRLKELGTELKSLKVLLGNRLGGSGAAISPNTAKPSALPTMSGASRPTEESPASPATNGVTATATEQATQPSSTVSTQSNQTTPAASSSPLSQFSRSASIPAWQMAAANRSKNASPSTPTSSTGDNSTKPADEQTAPAS is encoded by the exons ATGGCTCGCGAGGAGCTCATCTCCTCTGCAGTAA ttcttcaagatccTTCAGTAGCATCGTCGCCAGTCGAGAAAAGAGTCGCATTTCTTCAGTCTAAGAACCTCACGCAAGAGGAGATCGACATCGCCCTCGCCCGAGCAGGTGAAGGCCCGGCTGGAGCTACTGCAGTAACTGCATCGTCAGGGTACCAACCGTCTTCACAACCACCCGCCTACCGAGGACCCCCTCCACCTGCCcaaggatatggatatggcTACCCTCCATATGGTCAATGgcagcctccgcctccggA GCCCCCAAAGAGGGATTGGCGCGATTGGTTCATCATGGCTACAACAGTAGGAGGTGTAGGATATGGGCTCTACTTTGTCGCTAAG CGCTATATCACACCCCTTATCGCACCTCCTACTCCGCCACAACTAGAGCaagacaaggagaacatTGATGAACAATTTAATCGTGCCTTTGCTTTGATTGAGCAAGTCTCTACAGATACTGCAGCCCTGAAGGCAGCCGAAGAGTCGCGCACGGAGCGCCTGGACACCGCCCTGCGGGAGGTCGAGAATCTTGTGGCAGATCTGAAGAACGCCTCGCGTCGGAGAGACGACGAAACCCGTCGCATTAGCGATGAGGTCAAGTCGTTGAAAGATGCTATCCCTAAAGCCCTTGAAGGCGCTCGGGAAGGAAACGAGAACCGCTTGAAGGAGCTGGGAACCGAATTGAAGAGTTTGAAGGTGTTGTTGGGCAACAGGCTCGGGGGCAGCGGAGCTGCCATCTCCCCGAACACTGCAAAGCCTAGTGCCCTGCCTACTATGTCGGGCGCCTCTCGTCCTACGGAAGAGTCCCCTGCTTCTCCAGCCACCAACGGTGTCACAGCCACGGCCACCGAACAAGCTACACAGCCGTCGTCCACTGTTTCAACGCAGTCGAACCAGACCACTCCTGCCGCTAGCAGTAGCCCTCTGTCACAGTTCAGCCGATCCGCTTCCATTCCTGCCTGGCagatggccgctgccaacCGCTCGAAGAATGCATCCCCATCTACTCCTACTTCCTCTACCGGGGATAACTCTACCAAGCCTGCCGACGAGCAAACTGCTCCGGCCAGCTAA
- a CDS encoding uncharacterized protein (predicted protein), translated as MSTREHSSHRHPRSHRRSDSRTRSRSPDKHRRHHHHRDRDHDRSHRHHHRSRDHDRRERRPEPSTKPIVLPFQARELSKRDLSTYEPMFAMYLDIQKGILLEDLSEDEVKGRWKSFINKWNRGELAEGWYDPSTLEKARRSAQDEPIVSASGRNRRSPDYGRGEDDRAEREEEDNLDEDEDDYGPVLPKYDQLNRYEGGRAGQSSGPTIPTMQDLELRKESAIEDAIAAREDSRKQHRSEVRSHRSELRHMEDEVAPRAEPGTHERKMEKRREAAAANRAFAESRRGASPDGAPEDELMGSADNDLDAIKRARATEQRKKNEREIRREEILRARAAEREERLQQYRQKEDETIGWLKALAKQRFG; from the exons ATGTCCACCCGTGAACACTCCTCCCACCGACATCCGCGCTCTCACCGAAGAAGCGATTCTCGCACTCGCTCCCGCTCCCCAGACAAACACAGAcgccatcaccaccaccgcgaTCGCGATCACGATCGAAGCCATCGTCACCACCACAGAAGCCGTGACCATGACCGTCGCGAACGCCGCCCAGAACCATCGACGAAGCCAATTGTCCTCCCGTTCCAAGCACGAGAGCTCTCCAAGCGCGACCTCTCTACCTACGAACCCATGTTCGCCATGTACCTAGATATCCAGAAGGGAATCCTCCTAGAAGATCTcagcgaagatgaagtcaaggGAAGATGGAAGAGTTTCATCAACAAATG GAACCGTGGAGAACTCGCGGAAGGGTGGTACGATCCGAGCACCCTTGAGAAAGCACGCCGTAGTGCCCAGGACGAGCCCATTGTGTCTGCTTCCGGACGGAACCGCCGGTCCCCGGATTACGGTCGGGGTGAGGATGATAGGGCAGAgcgggaggaggaggataaCctcgatgaggacgaggatgattaTGGGCCTGTTCTTCCGAAATATGACCAGTTGAATCGATATGAGGGTGGTCGTGCGGGACAGTCGTCTGGCCCGACTATTCCTACGATGCAGGATCTGGAGTTGCGGAAAG AATCGGCGATTGAGGATGCTATTGCCGCGCGGGAAGACTCACGGAAACAGCACCGTTCTGAGGTGCGCTCGCATCGGTCCGAGTTACGACatatggaagatgaggttgCGCCGCGGGCTGAACCGGGGACTCATGAgcggaagatggagaaacgCCGagaggctgctgctgcgaaTCGAGCTTTTGCTGAGTCCCGGCGGGGTGCTTCTCCTGATGGAGCACCCGAAGACGAACTGATGGGTTCCGCGGACAATGATCTAGATGCTATCAAGAGGGCCAGGGCGACAGagcagcggaagaagaacgagCGGGAAATCCGTAGGGAAGAAATCCTTCGCGCACGCGCTGCGGAGCGGGAAGAAAGATTGCAGCAATATCGCcagaaggaggatgaaacGATTGGGTGGCTTAAGGCGCTGGCAAAGCAGCGGTTTGGGTGA
- a CDS encoding putative acid phosphatase (predicted tubulin-tyrosine ligase), with protein sequence MHILVVNDDGPPSNQSSPYVHSLVVALQSAGHVVSVVLPHQQRSWIGKAHLIGAAVKPTYFRPGTLHQDDGTTHDLPRGSDPADDEDDDGDEWILVDSTPASCVQIGLYHYFEDRGPVDLVVSGPNYGRNSTALFALSSGTIGGAMEGAVCGKRSIALSYAFSSRDHDPVVIAEASRHSVRLIEYLAKNWADGVDLYSVNVPLEPGVSQSKVLYTDMLDNRWTSGSCFRAVDASVPNANPELQEHNVRHQNQKAGEELSANANGITSRRSRIQHKHFQWAPNFSDVYRSVEESAPGNDGWVVKEGMTSVTPLRANFMHQSGIQGEIKLPDNDEPTLYSIVDSDVPYVQDLMQQALQRRLGQGRYKTISSLSDLPSRSAPLFQYREYERLDFEHVMLHSSTSLANAYIIRKALIRKHYLSNTISNWVTKHPDSILGKHFKFAFDFELDYAEFLDDALLEAYELRESLQKNEERPDNEKEWWILKPGMSDRGQGIRLFSSEDQLREIFEEWEVDESDIESGSERAEEEDDDEGENGTGVVTSQLRHFIAQPYIDPPLLLPSSSNRKFHIRTYVLAVGSLKVYVFKEMLALFAAKPYCPPSEDEDEVTDLARHLTNTCFQEGGSANEGTVRRFWKLDPHVPGLSPDWKEKVFDQICAVSGEAFEAAARGMMVHFQTLPNAFELFGVDFLVDSDGTAWLLEMNAYPDFAQTGEELKEEVVGRLFEETVEVAVKPFFGGEAPVNGTDHLRLVADLDLGRKA encoded by the exons ATGCATATTCTG GTTGTGAACGACGACGGCCCTCCGTCAAATCAGTCGTCTCCTTATGTCCACTCTCTTGTCGTTGCGCTACAGTCGGCAGGCCATGTGGTCTCCGTAGTCCTCCCACATCAGCAACGATCATGGATCGGTAAAGCCCACCTAATCGGCGCTGCCGTGAAGCCTACCTATTTCCGTCCTGGAACGCTGCATCAAGACGATGGAACGACGCACGACCTGCCTCGGGGAAGTGACCCTGctgacgatgaagacgacgatgGTGATGAATGGATCCTCGTCGATTCTACCCCAGCCAGCTGTGTCCAGATTGGGTTATACCACTATTTCGAGGACCGTGGCCCTGTTGACCTAGTGGTGTCGGGCCCGAACTACGGCCGGAATTCAACGGCACTATTCGCCTTGTCTAGTGGGACAATTGGTGGTGCGATGGAGGGAGCTGTCTGTGGAAAGCGCTCAATTGCACTGTCGTACGCCTTTAGTTCAAGGGACCACGACCCCGTTGTGATTGCCGAGGCATCGCGCCATTCGGTTCGGTTGATCGAGTACCTTGCAAAGAATTGGGCGGACGGTGTAGACCTTTACAGCGTCAATGTACCGTTGGAACCTGGTGTGAGCCAGAGCAAGGTTCTCTATACTGACATGCTTGATAACCGATGGACATCTGGTAGCTGTTTTCGGGCTGTCGATGCCTCGGTACCGAATGCGAATCCCGAACTACAGGAGCACAATGTGCGACACCAGAATCAGAAAGCAGGGGAAGAATTATCTGCGAATGCCAATGGAATTACCTCGAGAAGATCTCGGATTCAACACAAACATTTCCAATGGGCACCGAATTTCTCAGATGTATATAGGAGTGTGGAGGAAAGCGCACCAGGCAATGATGGCTGGGTCGTCAAGGAAGGAATGACAAG TGTCACGCCTCTGAGAGCCAACTTTATGCACCAATCCGGTATTCAAGGAGAGATCAAGCT ACCGGATAATGATGAGCCTACGTTATACTCCATTGTGGACAGTGATGTTCCCTACGTTCAGGATTTGATGCAACAGGCCCTGCAACGTCGCCTTGGCCAGGGTCGCTATAAGACGATCTCTTCACTATCAGACCTTCCATCCCGTTCTGCGCCTCTTTTCCAGTACCGTGAATACGAACGACTCGACTTCGAACACGTCATGCTACATTCATCTACATCTTTGGCAAATGCCTACATTATCCGCAAGGCATTGATTCGCAAACATTACCTGTCTAACACAATCTCCAACTGGGTGACGAAACACCCAGATAGCATTTTAGGAAAGCATTTCAAATTTGCATTCGATTTCGAGCTGGACTACGCGGAGTTCCTCGACGACGCGTTGTTGGAAGCCTACGAACTACGGGAAAGTTTGCAAAAGAATGAGGAAAGGCCTGATAATGAAAAGGAGTGGTGGATCCTGAAACCCGGAATGAGTGATCGGGGGCAAGGAATTCGACTCTTCAGCAGCGAAGATCAACTGCGCGAAATATTTGAGGAATGGGAAGTCGACGAATCTGATATAGAAAGTGGATCGGAgcgagcagaagaagaggatgacgacgagggcGAGAATGGAACAGGGGTGGTCACCTCCCAACTACGCCATTTCATTGCGCAGCCATATATCGATCcacctctcctcctcccatcatcatctaaTCGCAAGTTTCATATCCGTACCTATGTCCTCGCAGTGGGTTCTTTGAAAGTGTACGTCTTCAAGGAAATGTTGGCTCTGTTTGCTGCAAAGCCATATTGTCCACCttcggaggatgaagacgaggtcACAGATCTGGCGAGGCATCTTACGAATACCTGCTTCCAAGAAGGTGGAAGCGCCAACGAAGGAACCGTCCGGAGATTTTGGAAATTAGACCCCCACGTCCCTGGTCTTAGCCCCGattggaaggagaaggtctttGACCAAATCTGTGCTGTGAGTGGTGAAGCTTTTGAAGCTGCTGCCCGAGGCATGATGGTCCATTTCCAGACGCTCCCTAACGCGTTCGAGCTTTTCGGGGTGGACTTCCTGGTCGATTCAGACGGCACCGCTTGGTTGCTCGAGATGAACGCCTATCCGGACTTTGCCCAGACGGGTGAAGAACTCaaggaggaggtggttgGCCGTCTCTTTGAAGAGACTGTTGAGGTTGCCGTGAAGCCGTTCTTCGGTGGCGAGGCGCCAGTGAATGGAACTGACCACTTGAGGCTAGTTGCCGACCTTGATTTGGGTAGGAAGGCCTAG
- a CDS encoding seipin (predicted protein) produces MESEYTSEEDSGHKPTVVTRTTSSVLLETSPEGIFGNLAIYTCLLIVLASSDGHPWGTASLGSELVSLQPYDINVEIELPRTPSNLAAGNFMLDLTLLSHPSTSALTGTNSSTYPISRSRRPAMLTYASPLVDTASKLSLMPFYVFGWSREAEKLVVPMMERVEFARGRRNLPESLRLEIHSKEEMQIYKATVEFRARFTGLRWMMYNWKITSFFIFSSLFWSISSLSSTGTREPEVKEEAGDETPIKEEPSEETSSLMEAPSASSTNPEGKRRIKREDEYEADDDESDGSPRDRGTLPSEEVGAGTGLESAEARGVQRRRSRLFSDGHS; encoded by the exons ATGGAATCCGAGTATACATCCGAGGAAGATTCAGGTCATAAGCCTACAGTTGTAACTAGGACGACG TCGTCCGTTCTTCTCGAAACAAGCCCAGAAGGCATATTTGGGAACCTTGCTATTT ATACCTGTTTGCTGATCGTACTTGCTAGTAGTGATGGGCATCCTTGGGGAACCGCCTCCCTCGGCTCCGAATTGGTATCCCTTCAGCCATACGACATAAACGTGGAAATTGAGTTGCCTCGTACTCCGTCAAACCTTGCCGCTGGGAATTTCATGCTCGATCTGACCCTCCTTTCCCATCCTTCGACGTCTGCCCTGACGGGCACGAATAGCTCTACGTATCCTATCTCACGATCGCGCCGTCCTGCTATGCTAACATACGCCTCGCCTCTGGTGGACACAGCCAGCAAGCTCTCGCTTATGCCGTTCTATGTGTTTGGCTGGTCACGGGAAGCAGAGAAGCTGGTGGTACCAATGATGGAACGGGTTGAATTTGCCCGCGGACGGCGCAATTTGCCTGAAAGTTTGCGGCTGGAAATACACAGTAAAGAGGAGATGCAAATATACAAAGCAACGGTGGAATTCAGAGCTAGGTTTACTGGATTGAG ATGGATGATGTACAACTGGAAGATCACGTCGTTCTTTATCTTTAGCTCCTTGTTCTGGAGTATCT CTTCTTTATCAAGCACGGGTACGCGTGAACCGGAGGTAAAGGAAGAAGCGGGCGACGAAACGCCGATCAAGGAGGAACCTTCTGAGGAAACATCGTCTCTCATGGAAGCgccctctgcttcttcaactaATCCAGAAGGGAAGCGGAGGatcaaaagagaagatgaatATGAGGCAGATGACGACGAGTCTGATGGTTCGCCAAGAGACCGAGGTACATTACCATCCGAGGAAGTTGGTGCGGGGACTGGGTTGGAAAGTGCTGAGGCTCGCGGTGTTCAACGAAGGCGAAGCCGCCTGTTCAGTGACGGACATTCCTAA